In the genome of Sciurus carolinensis chromosome 3, mSciCar1.2, whole genome shotgun sequence, one region contains:
- the LOC124980342 gene encoding cyclin-dependent kinases regulatory subunit 1-like: MSHKQIYYLDRYNDDEEFEYQLVMLPKDIAISFPKTHLMSESEWRNLGVQQSQGCVHYIIHELEPHVLLFWRPLPKKPKK; the protein is encoded by the coding sequence ATGTCGCACAAACAAATTTACTATTTGGACAGATACAACGATGATGAGGAATTCGAGTACCAGCTTGTCATGTTGCCCAAGGATATAGCCATATCGTTCCCTAAAACCCACTTGATGTCAGAGTCTGAATGGAGGAACCTTGGCGTTCAGCAGAGTCAGGGATGTGTTCATTATATAATCCATGAACTAGAACCTCACGTCTTGCTCTTCTGGCGGCCACTACCCAAGAAGCCAAAGAAATGA
- the LOC124981286 gene encoding small nuclear ribonucleoprotein G-like has product MDKKLSLELNGGRHVQGQLQGFDPFMSFVINKCMEMATSGQQNIVMVVIRGNSIIMLEDLEQVRITAVQ; this is encoded by the coding sequence atggacaaGAAGCTATCACTGGAATTAAATGGTGGCAGACATGTCCAAGGACAATTGCAGGGATTTGACCCCTTTATGAGTTTTGTGATAAATAAATGTATGGAGATGGCAACTAGTGGGCAACAGAATATTGTAATGGTGGTAATACGAGGAAATAGTATCATCATGTTAGAAGATTTGGAACAAGTAAGAATAACGGCTGTTCAGTAG